In Limnohabitans sp. INBF002, one genomic interval encodes:
- a CDS encoding cytochrome b/b6 domain-containing protein, producing the protein MSYTVLNHAQVAEATATPVSTQRKPVVDLGTRMAHASMALAFLMSYVTSESEYWRLVHVYSGYSLAAVLAFRLVWGWVGPASARWGLLLRRVAMWRVWLNKLKQGEWLTRNFWVGASSWVLGAAVLCIYAFCTVAIASGWATYNELLGDGWLNDALQELHEGLGNAAMAVVCVHVGLVVMLRVWRGPQALRPMWRGYANTSGRG; encoded by the coding sequence ATGAGCTACACCGTTTTAAACCACGCTCAAGTGGCAGAGGCAACAGCTACGCCAGTGTCCACACAGCGCAAGCCCGTGGTCGATTTAGGCACGCGCATGGCGCACGCCAGCATGGCCCTGGCGTTTCTCATGTCTTATGTCACGTCAGAGTCTGAGTATTGGCGTTTGGTACACGTCTACAGCGGTTACAGCTTGGCGGCGGTGTTGGCGTTTCGCTTGGTGTGGGGGTGGGTTGGGCCTGCGTCGGCACGTTGGGGTTTGTTGCTGCGTCGTGTCGCGATGTGGCGCGTGTGGCTGAACAAACTCAAGCAAGGCGAATGGCTCACGCGTAACTTTTGGGTGGGTGCCAGCAGTTGGGTGCTGGGCGCTGCGGTGCTGTGCATTTATGCGTTTTGCACGGTGGCCATTGCCAGCGGGTGGGCTACCTACAATGAACTTTTAGGCGATGGCTGGTTGAACGATGCCCTGCAAGAACTGCACGAAGGCTTGGGCAACGCGGCCATGGCTGTGGTGTGTGTGCATGTGGGGTTGGTGGTGATGCTGCGCGTGTGGCGTGGCCCACAAGCCCTGCGACCCATGTGGCGAGGTTATGCGAATACTTCTGGCCGAGGATGA
- a CDS encoding ATP-binding protein: MRQHFSLQQRLLTRTLGAVLVVWFATAAFVWFEARHEVDELLDAHLAQSAALLVVQQSVTPDDDEPLLDAPTLHKYAHRVAYQVFHEDRLVMHSPNVAHTPMAQHTEGFETIILADGQSWRIFAAPGRARDVQIYVAERVDSRDEILRAVLRGFLPPLTMALPLLLIGLWWNVRSGLQPLQRLRQALLKRDTQTLAPVALPDTPQEVQPMLDALNDLLQRLAQRMETERRFTADAAHELRTPIAAIRAQAQVALTSASNDQVRQQALQDTLLGCDRASRVVEQLLTLARVEGPQDVLSEPFRLDQLAQQIMADLTPEALRRHQTLELLAPEALQVNGQSTLWQILLRNLIDNALRYSPEGATVRIQAHRADAQHVVVTVQDGGPGLSSEDKARLGERFFRVLGTSATGSGLGWSIVRHIATLQHIQVELGQSQALGGLQVTLRYPQH; encoded by the coding sequence ATGCGCCAACACTTTTCTTTGCAACAACGCTTGCTCACCCGCACTTTGGGTGCGGTGCTGGTGGTGTGGTTCGCCACTGCGGCTTTTGTGTGGTTTGAAGCTCGGCACGAGGTGGACGAGCTGCTCGATGCCCACCTGGCGCAGTCGGCCGCCTTGTTGGTGGTTCAGCAATCTGTCACGCCCGACGATGACGAGCCCTTGCTGGATGCGCCTACCTTGCACAAATACGCGCACCGCGTGGCCTACCAAGTGTTTCATGAAGACCGTTTGGTCATGCACTCCCCCAACGTGGCGCACACGCCCATGGCCCAGCACACAGAGGGGTTTGAGACCATCATCTTGGCCGACGGTCAATCGTGGCGCATCTTCGCCGCGCCTGGCCGCGCCCGCGATGTGCAGATCTATGTGGCCGAACGGGTGGACAGCCGTGACGAAATTTTGCGTGCCGTGTTGCGTGGTTTTTTGCCGCCCCTCACCATGGCCTTGCCGCTGCTGTTGATTGGTTTGTGGTGGAACGTGCGCTCAGGCCTGCAACCTTTGCAGCGCTTGCGACAAGCACTCTTAAAGCGTGACACCCAAACCCTTGCGCCCGTGGCCTTGCCCGACACCCCGCAAGAAGTGCAGCCCATGTTGGACGCGCTCAACGATTTGCTGCAACGTTTGGCCCAGCGCATGGAAACCGAGCGCCGCTTCACTGCCGATGCTGCCCATGAGCTACGCACACCGATTGCCGCCATTCGTGCCCAAGCGCAAGTGGCGCTCACATCGGCAAGCAACGACCAAGTTCGCCAACAAGCGTTGCAAGACACCTTGCTGGGTTGTGACCGGGCTTCGCGCGTGGTTGAGCAACTGTTGACCTTGGCCCGTGTGGAAGGCCCGCAAGACGTTCTTTCTGAACCCTTCCGCTTAGACCAGTTGGCGCAACAAATCATGGCCGACCTCACGCCTGAGGCGCTGCGACGCCATCAAACCCTAGAGCTGCTCGCACCTGAGGCGCTGCAGGTCAACGGCCAAAGCACCTTGTGGCAGATCTTGCTGCGCAACCTCATTGACAACGCTTTGCGCTACAGCCCTGAGGGCGCCACCGTGCGTATTCAAGCGCATCGGGCAGACGCGCAACACGTGGTGGTGACCGTCCAAGACGGTGGCCCTGGCCTGTCGTCGGAGGACAAGGCACGCCTTGGCGAGCGGTTTTTCCGCGTGTTGGGCACGTCAGCCACGGGCAGCGGCTTGGGCTGGTCCATCGTGCGGCACATCGCGACGTTGCAGCACATTCAAGTGGAATTAGGCCAATCTCAGGCCCTGGGTGGTTTGCAAGTGACCTTGCGTTATCCACAGCACTGA
- a CDS encoding branched-chain amino acid transaminase, whose amino-acid sequence MSVVIPSSMSDRDGKIWMDGQMVDWRDAKIHVLSHTLHYGCGAFEGVRAYKTEQGTAIFRLQEHTDRLFNSAKILRMNMPFTKEQINNAQCAVVRENNLESGYIRPLTWIGDKKLGVSPRGNDIHVMVAAWTWGAYLGEEGMKRGIRVKTSSYTRHHVNITMTQAKAVSNYTNSILANMEVTDEGYDEALLLDTSGFVSEGAGENIFVVKDGVIYTPDLSAGALNGITRNTVFHIAKDLGFEIVQKRITRDEIYIADEAFFTGTAAEVTPIRELDRIQLGEGSRGPITEKIQTAFFDIVNGRNPKYAHWLTKV is encoded by the coding sequence ATGAGCGTCGTGATCCCATCATCCATGTCTGACCGTGACGGCAAAATCTGGATGGACGGCCAGATGGTCGATTGGCGCGATGCCAAGATCCATGTGTTGAGCCACACCCTGCACTACGGTTGCGGCGCCTTCGAAGGCGTGCGCGCATACAAAACCGAGCAAGGCACCGCCATCTTCCGTTTGCAAGAGCACACCGACCGCTTGTTCAACAGCGCCAAAATTTTGCGCATGAACATGCCCTTCACCAAAGAGCAAATCAACAATGCGCAATGTGCCGTGGTGCGTGAAAACAATTTAGAAAGCGGCTACATCCGCCCCTTGACTTGGATTGGCGACAAAAAATTGGGCGTCAGCCCTCGCGGCAATGACATCCATGTGATGGTGGCGGCTTGGACTTGGGGTGCCTACCTCGGCGAAGAAGGCATGAAGCGCGGCATCCGCGTGAAGACTTCGAGCTACACCCGCCACCACGTCAACATCACCATGACGCAAGCCAAGGCCGTGAGCAACTACACCAACTCCATCTTGGCCAACATGGAAGTGACCGACGAAGGTTACGACGAAGCCCTGTTGCTCGACACCTCAGGCTTTGTGTCTGAAGGCGCTGGCGAAAACATCTTTGTGGTCAAAGACGGCGTCATCTACACGCCCGACTTGTCGGCTGGCGCTTTGAACGGCATCACCCGCAACACGGTGTTCCACATTGCCAAAGACTTGGGCTTTGAGATTGTGCAAAAGCGCATCACCCGTGACGAGATCTACATCGCTGACGAAGCCTTCTTCACCGGTACCGCCGCTGAAGTCACGCCCATCCGCGAACTCGACCGCATCCAATTGGGCGAGGGCAGCCGTGGCCCGATCACTGAAAAAATCCAAACGGCGTTCTTTGACATCGTCAACGGCCGCAATCCCAAGTACGCACATTGGTTGACAAAGGTTTAA
- a CDS encoding diheme cytochrome c produces MHLCFIRLLRGMVAAILLTTTSAWADSYKGPPPLAAYTQECGSCHLAFPPNLLPKASWQRVMHGLDKHYGSDASLDVATQKQIDAWLQTHGGQGKRAREEPPFDRITRSAWFERKHREVSAATFKRPAIKSPANCTACHRDAAQGDFEEDRVRIPK; encoded by the coding sequence ATGCATTTATGTTTCATACGCCTCTTGCGCGGCATGGTGGCTGCAATCTTGCTGACGACAACATCCGCGTGGGCCGACAGCTACAAAGGCCCCCCACCACTCGCGGCCTATACCCAAGAGTGCGGCAGCTGCCACTTGGCATTCCCACCCAACTTGCTACCCAAAGCTTCATGGCAGCGCGTGATGCATGGGCTAGATAAACACTACGGCAGCGACGCTTCGTTAGACGTTGCCACACAAAAACAAATCGATGCCTGGCTGCAAACCCACGGCGGCCAAGGCAAGCGTGCGCGTGAAGAGCCGCCTTTCGATCGCATCACCCGCTCGGCGTGGTTTGAGCGCAAGCACCGCGAGGTGAGTGCGGCCACGTTCAAGCGTCCCGCCATCAAAAGCCCTGCCAATTGCACCGCTTGCCACCGCGACGCAGCACAAGGTGACTTTGAAGAAGACCGCGTGAGGATTCCAAAATGA
- a CDS encoding DUF1924 domain-containing protein, producing the protein MLQKFFALLLLTSLHAVAATPAELLAGYTAQAGQPANAARGETFFKASHGQEWQCTSCHGKSPMVGGRHASTDKVIEPLAPAANPKRFTDSAKVEKWFRRNCKDVLARECTAVEKADVLAWLMTLR; encoded by the coding sequence ATGCTTCAAAAGTTCTTTGCTTTACTGCTCTTGACGTCGCTTCATGCGGTGGCCGCCACGCCCGCTGAGTTGTTGGCGGGCTACACCGCGCAAGCCGGCCAGCCTGCCAATGCCGCGCGCGGTGAAACGTTTTTCAAAGCCAGCCATGGCCAAGAGTGGCAGTGCACCAGTTGCCACGGTAAATCGCCGATGGTGGGCGGTCGTCATGCGAGTACCGACAAAGTCATTGAGCCACTCGCGCCTGCGGCCAACCCCAAACGCTTCACCGACAGTGCCAAAGTTGAAAAGTGGTTCCGCCGCAATTGCAAAGACGTGTTGGCGCGTGAGTGCACGGCAGTCGAAAAAGCCGATGTGTTGGCTTGGCTCATGACCTTACGTTGA
- a CDS encoding glycosyltransferase family 9 protein — MKKRLLILSHDNKIGDAIVVTGLFKQLHAHWPDCDIGVLCGASNAALYRHHPEVKWLHVSASRNVFARMWASLKARMTRYDMVVHFGLDLANPSVQIVLNMVNAKQRFLFLKHPTNPLPNDVVMEGDWGYSTHGTAQHYSARHLRFLQTLGATPGPYHYDIRLGEHTATAKPSDTGLLMVINSQSSAANKSFSLPWLQQFVHAVYTQHPHIHMQLLSASPALEVAMREMFNAQSDRVHVTPFAPTVTPALASIQNADMVVSPDTYAVHAASAWNKPVIALYEPSVLSVDSWEPLSDTYAQIIAPTGKAVSDIGVPEVMKALAHLLANPKSRERVFLK; from the coding sequence ATGAAAAAACGCCTGCTCATCTTGTCGCACGACAACAAAATTGGCGATGCCATTGTCGTGACGGGTCTGTTCAAACAATTGCACGCGCACTGGCCCGACTGCGACATCGGCGTGCTGTGTGGCGCCAGCAATGCGGCACTGTACCGCCACCACCCCGAAGTGAAGTGGCTGCATGTGTCGGCAAGCCGCAACGTGTTCGCCCGCATGTGGGCCAGCCTCAAAGCACGGATGACGCGCTACGACATGGTGGTGCACTTTGGTCTAGACCTGGCCAACCCATCTGTGCAAATTGTGTTGAACATGGTCAATGCCAAGCAGCGCTTTTTGTTTTTGAAACACCCCACAAACCCCCTCCCCAATGATGTGGTGATGGAAGGCGATTGGGGCTACAGCACGCACGGCACGGCACAACACTATTCGGCGCGCCATCTGCGGTTTCTGCAAACCCTAGGCGCAACGCCCGGCCCTTACCACTACGACATTCGCTTGGGCGAACACACGGCGACGGCCAAGCCTTCAGACACAGGCTTGCTGATGGTCATCAACAGCCAAAGCAGCGCGGCGAACAAATCGTTCTCACTGCCGTGGTTGCAACAGTTCGTGCATGCGGTTTATACACAGCACCCCCACATTCACATGCAACTGCTCAGCGCCAGCCCTGCGCTAGAAGTGGCGATGCGTGAGATGTTCAACGCACAAAGCGACCGCGTCCACGTGACCCCGTTTGCCCCCACGGTCACACCCGCGCTGGCCAGCATCCAAAACGCAGATATGGTGGTGTCACCCGACACCTACGCCGTGCATGCCGCCAGTGCTTGGAACAAGCCGGTGATTGCGCTGTACGAGCCCAGCGTGCTGTCGGTGGATTCATGGGAACCGCTGTCAGACACGTATGCCCAAATCATCGCCCCCACAGGAAAAGCGGTGAGCGACATTGGCGTCCCCGAAGTCATGAAGGCGCTGGCGCACCTGCTGGCCAACCCGAAATCACGCGAGCGCGTGTTCTTGAAATAA
- the waaF gene encoding lipopolysaccharide heptosyltransferase II, whose product MKNALIIAPQWIGDAVMTEPLLRRLAARGERLTVAALPWIAPVYRVMPGVTEVIEMPFKHGGLQLMGRLKLARQLRGKFDVAYVCPNSLKSALLPWMANIAKRVGYTGEMRFGLLTDRLDNPQTEERPPMVEWYAALSLVGQNPGKPMKLVGDLRPVLKAGVGVMDDALEELATNMPTLPTLAKHSYVVFAPGAEYGPAKRWPAKHFAELAGKIDRPVFLLGSNKEFDICQEIATTANAKKPGHCFNLAGQTNLMQAFALIAYAHRVVSNDSGLMHVAAAFGVPQVAVFGSSSPEHTPPLNERARVVWLRVDANYQPPLACSPCYERTCPLGHTRCLEDVSAERVYRLL is encoded by the coding sequence ATTAAAAACGCCCTCATCATCGCCCCCCAATGGATTGGGGACGCGGTGATGACCGAACCCTTGCTGCGCCGCTTGGCTGCGCGCGGCGAGCGCCTCACTGTCGCTGCCTTGCCTTGGATTGCACCGGTTTACCGTGTGATGCCCGGCGTGACCGAAGTGATTGAGATGCCGTTCAAACACGGCGGCCTGCAACTGATGGGCCGCTTGAAACTGGCCCGCCAGTTGCGCGGCAAGTTTGATGTGGCCTATGTGTGCCCCAACTCCCTGAAGAGCGCGTTGCTGCCCTGGATGGCCAACATCGCCAAGCGCGTGGGCTACACCGGCGAAATGCGTTTTGGCTTGCTGACCGATCGCTTAGACAACCCCCAAACCGAAGAGCGCCCGCCCATGGTCGAGTGGTATGCCGCGCTGAGTTTGGTGGGCCAAAACCCCGGCAAGCCCATGAAGCTGGTGGGCGATCTGCGCCCCGTGCTCAAAGCGGGAGTGGGCGTGATGGACGACGCGCTCGAAGAGCTGGCCACCAACATGCCCACGCTGCCGACCTTGGCCAAGCACAGCTATGTGGTGTTTGCGCCGGGCGCCGAATACGGTCCCGCCAAACGCTGGCCTGCCAAACACTTTGCTGAATTGGCGGGCAAGATTGACCGCCCCGTGTTCTTGTTGGGGTCGAACAAAGAGTTCGACATCTGTCAAGAAATTGCCACCACCGCCAATGCCAAAAAGCCCGGTCATTGTTTCAACTTGGCAGGTCAAACCAACTTGATGCAAGCCTTTGCGTTGATTGCCTACGCGCACCGTGTGGTCAGCAACGACTCCGGGCTCATGCACGTGGCCGCAGCGTTTGGTGTGCCGCAAGTGGCGGTGTTTGGTTCGTCCAGTCCCGAACACACGCCGCCTTTGAACGAGCGTGCGCGCGTGGTGTGGCTGCGTGTGGATGCCAACTACCAGCCTCCGTTGGCCTGTTCGCCTTGCTACGAGCGCACGTGCCCACTGGGCCACACGCGTTGCTTAGAAGACGTGTCGGCTGAGCGCGTCTACCGCTTGCTCTGA
- a CDS encoding glycerate kinase → MNFQRYLVPIGTVGLTAWAWQSWGWMGIAMVVTGGVMWLLLYFTRLVQIMKRASNRPIGFVDSAVMLNAKLKAGVSLMHVIAMTRALGQLETEKGAQPEVFSWRDGSQSVVRCVFMQGKLQSWTLDRPFQATDVEPVTHAAND, encoded by the coding sequence ATGAACTTTCAAAGATATTTGGTGCCCATTGGCACGGTGGGCTTGACGGCGTGGGCTTGGCAAAGCTGGGGCTGGATGGGCATTGCCATGGTGGTGACCGGCGGCGTCATGTGGCTGCTGCTGTATTTCACGCGTTTGGTGCAAATCATGAAACGAGCCAGCAACCGCCCGATTGGGTTTGTCGACAGTGCCGTCATGCTCAATGCCAAGCTCAAAGCGGGCGTGAGCCTGATGCATGTCATCGCCATGACCCGTGCTTTGGGTCAGCTGGAGACCGAAAAAGGCGCCCAGCCCGAGGTGTTCAGCTGGCGCGATGGCAGCCAATCGGTGGTGCGCTGCGTGTTTATGCAGGGCAAGTTGCAGAGCTGGACGCTAGACCGTCCGTTCCAAGCCACCGACGTTGAGCCCGTGACCCACGCCGCCAACGACTGA
- a CDS encoding zinc-finger domain-containing protein, with the protein MSNTVELLAKDLNAQGGVFCPSPKADMKLWNSHPKVYLDVAKTGEAKCPYCGTVYKLKAGEHVGGHH; encoded by the coding sequence ATGAGCAACACCGTTGAACTCTTAGCCAAAGATTTGAACGCTCAAGGCGGCGTGTTTTGCCCCAGCCCCAAAGCTGACATGAAACTCTGGAACAGCCACCCCAAGGTCTACTTGGATGTGGCTAAAACCGGCGAAGCCAAGTGTCCTTATTGCGGCACGGTTTACAAACTCAAGGCCGGCGAGCACGTTGGCGGCCATCATTAA
- a CDS encoding winged helix-turn-helix domain-containing protein, protein MRILLAEDDELLGSGLRAGLDQRGFQVDWVRDGVAAERELLSAQHQAAVLDIGLPRQDGLAVLKAVRARGIDTPVLVLTARDAVAQRIEGLNLGADDYVVKPVDLDELAARLHALVRRAHGKTQAMLQIRNVVMDPSARQVSRDGDAISLSTREFDLLQALLLNAGRVLSREQLEQHLYRWGHEVESNTIEVHIHHLRRKMGAGLIDTVRGVGYIVMP, encoded by the coding sequence ATGCGAATACTTCTGGCCGAGGATGATGAGCTGCTAGGCAGCGGCCTGCGTGCGGGCCTAGACCAGCGCGGCTTCCAAGTGGATTGGGTGCGCGATGGGGTGGCCGCCGAGCGAGAGCTGCTGAGCGCGCAGCACCAAGCGGCGGTGCTGGACATCGGCTTGCCGCGTCAAGATGGTTTGGCTGTGTTGAAGGCCGTGCGTGCGCGTGGCATCGACACACCCGTGCTGGTGTTGACGGCACGCGATGCCGTGGCCCAACGCATCGAAGGCCTCAACCTCGGTGCGGACGACTACGTGGTGAAACCTGTGGATTTGGACGAGCTGGCCGCCCGCCTGCACGCTTTGGTGCGCCGCGCCCACGGTAAAACACAAGCCATGCTGCAAATTCGCAACGTGGTGATGGACCCCAGCGCACGGCAGGTGAGCCGCGATGGCGACGCCATCAGCCTGTCCACCCGCGAGTTTGATTTGCTGCAAGCCTTGTTGCTCAACGCCGGCCGCGTGTTGTCACGCGAGCAACTTGAACAACACCTGTACCGCTGGGGCCACGAGGTGGAGAGCAACACCATCGAAGTTCATATTCACCACCTGCGCCGCAAAATGGGCGCGGGCTTGATCGACACCGTGCGCGGTGTGGGTTACATCGTCATGCCTTAA
- a CDS encoding glycosyltransferase, translating into MSEQKPKLSIITAVYNQLPMNQIYWENLVKHTKHSFELIVIDNASTDASADFFESVGARVIRNPGNYSYPVSQNQGIAIAKGEWLAFLNNDIIVSDGWDETLIANAEHNQLDVITSCGIERIESKAATKKLRRRWNRIRGLVGLFGTGRTCLLLMHKWMYGNWAAFCKDRQTRFKHQAVEGFVGNTVMFSRRALAILGPWDETQQAADFDLFLRTAMRARDVGDIRPMHIALDCFNHHYIRLTMKGGYPPFVDKDKLIPLEQKWTSEQRALLIEN; encoded by the coding sequence ATGTCTGAACAAAAGCCCAAACTCAGCATCATCACAGCGGTGTACAACCAGTTGCCGATGAACCAGATTTACTGGGAAAACTTGGTCAAGCACACCAAGCATTCGTTTGAGCTCATCGTCATCGACAACGCATCGACGGATGCCAGTGCTGATTTTTTTGAGTCGGTCGGTGCGCGCGTGATTCGCAACCCTGGCAACTATTCATACCCTGTGTCGCAGAACCAAGGCATTGCCATCGCCAAGGGCGAGTGGCTGGCGTTCTTAAACAACGACATCATCGTGAGCGATGGTTGGGATGAAACGCTCATTGCAAACGCTGAACATAACCAGCTTGATGTCATCACCTCTTGCGGCATCGAGCGCATCGAAAGCAAAGCGGCTACCAAAAAGCTGCGTCGCCGATGGAACCGCATCCGTGGTTTGGTGGGCTTGTTTGGCACGGGGCGCACCTGTTTGCTGCTCATGCACAAATGGATGTATGGCAACTGGGCGGCGTTTTGCAAAGACCGTCAAACGCGTTTCAAGCATCAAGCCGTGGAAGGCTTTGTGGGCAACACCGTGATGTTTTCGCGCCGTGCGCTAGCCATCTTGGGCCCTTGGGACGAAACCCAACAAGCCGCAGACTTTGATTTGTTTTTGCGCACCGCCATGCGCGCACGCGATGTTGGGGACATTCGCCCCATGCACATCGCGTTGGATTGCTTCAACCACCACTACATCCGCTTGACCATGAAGGGCGGTTACCCACCCTTTGTGGACAAAGACAAGCTCATTCCGCTTGAGCAAAAGTGGACGTCTGAGCAGCGCGCGCTGCTGATCGAAAACTGA